Proteins encoded in a region of the Pseudomonas sp. PDNC002 genome:
- a CDS encoding branched-chain amino acid ABC transporter permease LivH (LivHMGF is the membrane component of the LIV-I/LS branched-chain amino acid transporter): MDGIFLQQMINGLTLGSVYGLIAIGYTMVYGIIGMINFAHGEVYMISAYLSAVGLALLAFFGLQSFPLLILGTLVFTIFVTGVYGWVIERIAYKPLRNSTRLAPLISAIGMSLILQNYVQLAQGPRQQGVPTLLDGAFKFHIGEGFVQLTYTKVFILIAAFVGMGVLTYVIQYTKLGRMCRATQQDRKMASILGINTDRVISYVFVIGAAMAALAGVLITMNYGTFDFYAGFIIGIKAFTAAVLGGIGSLPGAMLGGLILGVAEAQFSGMVNTDFKDVFAFGLLVTILIFRPQGLLGRPLVSKV, encoded by the coding sequence GTGGACGGTATCTTCCTTCAGCAAATGATCAACGGGCTGACCCTCGGGTCGGTCTACGGTCTGATCGCCATCGGCTACACGATGGTCTACGGCATCATCGGCATGATCAACTTCGCCCACGGCGAGGTGTACATGATCTCCGCCTATCTCTCGGCGGTGGGCCTGGCCCTGCTGGCCTTCTTCGGCCTGCAGTCGTTCCCGCTGCTGATCCTCGGCACCCTGGTCTTCACCATCTTCGTCACGGGTGTGTACGGCTGGGTGATCGAACGCATCGCCTACAAACCGCTGCGCAACTCCACGCGCCTGGCGCCGCTGATCTCCGCGATCGGCATGTCGCTGATCCTGCAGAACTACGTGCAGCTGGCCCAGGGCCCGCGCCAGCAAGGCGTGCCGACCCTGCTCGACGGCGCCTTCAAGTTCCACATTGGCGAAGGTTTCGTGCAGCTGACCTACACCAAGGTGTTCATCCTCATCGCCGCCTTCGTCGGCATGGGCGTGCTGACCTACGTGATCCAGTACACCAAGCTCGGGCGCATGTGCCGCGCCACGCAGCAGGACCGCAAGATGGCCTCGATCCTGGGGATCAACACCGACCGGGTGATCTCCTACGTGTTCGTCATCGGCGCCGCCATGGCCGCGCTGGCCGGCGTGCTGATCACCATGAACTACGGCACCTTCGACTTCTACGCCGGCTTCATCATCGGCATCAAGGCGTTCACCGCCGCGGTGCTCGGCGGCATCGGCTCGCTGCCCGGCGCCATGCTCGGCGGGCTGATCCTGGGCGTGGCCGAGGCGCAGTTCTCGGGCATGGTGAACACCGACTTCAAGGACGTGTTCGCCTTCGGCCTGCTGGTGACCATCCTGATCTTCCGGCCGCAAGGACTTCTGGGCCGTCCCCTGGTTTCGAAGGTGTAA
- a CDS encoding ATP-binding cassette domain-containing protein yields the protein MSGDKILSVEHLMMHFGGIKALNDVNLDVERGSITALIGPNGAGKTTVFNCLTGFYKATGGNILLNTQGGTTDVIKVLGQPFQGGDFVNPAQFGNRLYYKMFGGTHLVNRAGLARTFQNIRLFREMSVVENLLVAQHMFVNRNLIAGVLNTPGYRRAESEALDHAFYWLEVVDLVDCANRLAGEMSYGQQRRLEIARAMCTRPELICLDEPAAGLNPAETQALARIVRYLRDHHGITVLLIEHDMGMVMNISDHIIVLDHGVVIARGGPEEIRHNDKVIAAYLGADEEELA from the coding sequence ATGAGCGGTGACAAGATCCTCAGCGTCGAGCACCTGATGATGCACTTCGGCGGTATCAAGGCGCTCAACGACGTCAACCTCGATGTGGAACGCGGCTCCATCACCGCGCTGATCGGCCCCAACGGCGCCGGCAAGACCACGGTGTTCAACTGCCTCACCGGCTTCTACAAGGCCACCGGTGGCAACATCCTGCTCAACACCCAGGGCGGCACGACCGACGTCATCAAGGTGCTCGGCCAGCCGTTCCAGGGCGGCGACTTCGTCAACCCGGCGCAGTTCGGCAACCGCCTCTACTACAAGATGTTCGGCGGCACTCACCTGGTGAACCGTGCCGGCTTGGCGCGCACCTTCCAGAACATCCGGCTGTTCCGCGAGATGTCGGTGGTGGAGAACCTGCTGGTGGCGCAGCACATGTTCGTCAACCGCAACCTCATCGCCGGCGTGCTCAACACCCCCGGCTACCGCCGTGCGGAGAGCGAGGCGCTGGATCACGCCTTCTACTGGCTGGAAGTGGTGGACCTGGTGGACTGCGCCAACCGCCTGGCCGGCGAGATGTCCTACGGACAGCAGCGCCGCCTGGAGATCGCCCGCGCCATGTGCACCCGGCCCGAGCTGATCTGCCTGGACGAACCCGCGGCCGGCCTCAACCCCGCCGAGACCCAGGCGCTGGCGCGCATCGTCCGCTACCTGCGCGACCACCACGGCATCACCGTGCTGCTGATCGAGCACGACATGGGCATGGTGATGAACATCTCCGACCACATCATCGTGCTCGATCACGGCGTGGTCATCGCGCGCGGCGGCCCGGAGGAGATTCGCCACAACGACAAGGTCATTGCCGCCTATCTCGGCGCAGACGAAGAGGAGCTGGCATGA
- the livM gene encoding high-affinity branched-chain amino acid ABC transporter permease LivM — MSATQTSAAPNTARIDIKKSLVDTVLAGLIALIVFGPIVGIVLDGYSFKVEPVRLAWMIGAVMLGRLLLSLFLQTPAGLRIMDRFESSDSGISVLPPGYKTRLRWIVPLVILAAVIFPFFASKYLLTVIILGLIYVLLGLGLNIVVGLAGLLDLGYVAFYAIGAYGLALGYQYLGLGFWTVLPLAAIVAALAGALLGFPVLRMHGDYLAIVTLGFGEIIRLILNNWLSFTGGPNGMPVPSPTFFGLEFGRRAKEGGTPIHEFLGIDYNQNFKFLFIYIVLFLVVLLVLYIKHRLTRMPVGRAWEALREDEIACRAMGLNHVLVKLSAFMLGASTAGLAGVFFASYQGFVNPSSFTFFESALILAIVVLGGMGSTVGVVIAAFVLTVAPELLRSFADYRVLLFGILMVLMMIWRPRGLIRISRSGFAVRKGVAP; from the coding sequence ATGTCCGCGACCCAGACTTCAGCCGCGCCCAACACGGCGCGCATCGATATCAAGAAGAGCCTCGTCGACACCGTGCTCGCCGGCCTGATCGCCCTGATCGTGTTCGGCCCCATCGTCGGCATCGTGCTCGATGGCTACAGCTTCAAGGTCGAACCGGTCCGCCTGGCCTGGATGATCGGCGCGGTGATGCTCGGCCGCCTGCTGCTCAGCCTGTTCCTGCAGACCCCGGCGGGCCTGCGCATCATGGATCGCTTCGAAAGCTCCGACTCGGGCATCAGCGTGCTGCCGCCGGGCTACAAGACGCGCCTGCGCTGGATCGTCCCGCTGGTGATCCTCGCCGCGGTGATCTTCCCGTTCTTCGCCAGCAAGTACCTGCTCACGGTGATCATCCTCGGGCTGATCTATGTGCTGCTCGGCCTGGGGCTGAACATCGTGGTCGGTCTCGCCGGCCTGCTCGACCTCGGCTACGTGGCCTTCTACGCCATCGGCGCCTACGGCCTCGCGCTGGGCTACCAGTACCTCGGCCTGGGCTTCTGGACGGTACTGCCGTTGGCCGCCATCGTCGCCGCGCTGGCGGGGGCGCTACTGGGCTTCCCGGTCTTGCGAATGCACGGTGATTACCTGGCCATCGTGACCCTGGGCTTCGGCGAGATCATCCGCCTGATCCTCAACAACTGGCTGTCCTTCACCGGCGGCCCGAACGGCATGCCGGTGCCGTCGCCGACCTTCTTCGGCCTCGAGTTCGGCCGCCGGGCGAAGGAGGGCGGCACGCCGATCCACGAATTCCTCGGCATCGATTACAACCAGAACTTCAAGTTCCTGTTCATCTACATCGTGCTGTTCCTCGTCGTGCTGCTGGTGCTCTACATCAAGCACCGGCTGACCCGCATGCCGGTCGGCCGCGCCTGGGAAGCGCTGCGCGAGGACGAAATCGCCTGCCGCGCCATGGGCCTGAACCACGTGCTGGTGAAGCTCTCGGCGTTCATGCTCGGCGCCTCCACCGCAGGCCTGGCCGGCGTGTTCTTCGCCAGCTACCAGGGCTTCGTCAACCCGTCGTCGTTCACCTTCTTCGAGTCGGCGCTGATCCTCGCCATCGTGGTGTTGGGCGGCATGGGGTCGACGGTGGGCGTGGTGATCGCCGCCTTCGTCCTCACCGTGGCGCCGGAACTGCTGCGCAGCTTCGCCGACTACCGCGTGCTGCTGTTCGGCATCCTCATGGTGCTGATGATGATCTGGCGGCCGCGCGGGCTGATCCGCATCAGCCGTAGCGGCTTTGCCGTACGCAAGGGGGTGGCGCCATGA